aggtttttatttttgataaataagtagacacgtttattatatttacaagcAGATAACACGATCTGTACTAAATTAACAGTAAagcattaaataataatacactGAGAATTGGCGTAAAGGCGCTGTAACTACACTATGGCGAGCCAGCCGGAGCAATCGAGGTTCGTAAACTGAAACGTTCAAAGGGATTCTGTTCCGGCGCACGCACGGTGCACCGCATACTTCCTCGTCGCGCACAGGCATCAAAGTTCAGCGGTGGTCTGTCGGAAGACTCGTGACTAGCGAGACTACTATTTGCTCGTTCTACAGAACACTTTTTCCTTTTAGAGCATGAGTCTGAGCGCAGGCAGAAGAGCAAACGCGCCACAATGTTACACGACCTTAAGGAATTTCACAGCTCCAAACGTCGTCCCGGCTCGACTTTTTCTCCCCATTCAAATGTTTGCTCTCTCTCTCGCTTCAGCTACCATTCATGCGACGTTTGACACGCCGCGGCCGAGCGCTCACCTAACGCTATCCAGTCCTCGTCACTGTAATAATACTGCGGTAGTTGACTAATACTCTGTCCACTCACAGGGTCCATCGACAGCTGGCAACGGAACGCGTGAAGCGTTGAAGCGTAAATGAGCTGCAAACGATGAGACGAGAGGTCTACGTGCCCTCACAGAGCCTCCGCCTCTGATGCCTGCCGTGATGGTGCCGCACGCGACAGGCGGGCTTCAGGGAGTTCCGCGCCGGAGGCCGGGGCCTGCGCCGGGGCTTGTTGCCGGCGAGGATATCATTGTGGATTTCTATATTGAATTCGGGAGCTATTTTCAGGAATGAAAAACACTCCTGTTGTCGCTGGGGGATTTGGCTCTTCCCGCGTCTCATCTGGCCACCTCTCCTGTTGAATCCTATGTATCGGTCTTCGTTCCGCACCAGGTGGTAACGGTTGTAACCGTTTACGAATTCTTCTTTGAATAAACAGGTTGGTTGTCTTTCTGCTTGAAATCGCGACTGTTGACAACAAGAAAACGTTTATTAATTCTTGGTCACAGAGTAGCAAGAAcatttttgttgaaaaaaaaaggAGTGGGCCTTTTATCTACTAGTTATAACAAAAGAAAACAGGTACTTATTCGTGAATCTACGAGCTTGTTCAAATACTTCAAGAAAACAAAGGGCCTTGCCGTGTGCAAAATAAAAGGGTTTTTAATGATCTTACCAATCGCCTGCCGATCAAGCGGGAGCGGTTGAAGCACAGGTACATGTCGTGGATGGGTGAGTGGATGAGCAGGTCCAGATTTGAGCCGCGTGAGATGAGAGTGAGATTCGCTGTAACAAAGAAAAGTATTTTagttaatatacatatttatttaggcTTTCGCTATCTTTACTGAAGTTTCCTCATCATCTAATATCGAGTGTACTCTCGGAATGAaagtccaccatgctggtcaAGTTGAGTttagtagacttcacacatctttgactACGATCTTTgaaaacactatggagaactctcacgtatgcaggtttcctcgcaaaGTTCtctttcatcgttaaagcaagtactATTAGTAGGTAACTCTTATTAGTAAGTATTGCTTAAAACAGATATAAATCCCAAAATTTAGAGATGCGTCCCGGGATATTTGGAGTAGAatgattacaaatattaaaaCTAAAGATTAGTGAATTAAAATGAGTAATAAACTATTGCCACCCATGTGTTAAAGTGCATACTAAGCACTGTTTCGTAAAATTCTATAAGTAAACACCTATTTATAACattgtatttatgtattaaatttaatatggAGATAGAAAAATGCTTTAAATTTATCTTAGATCGCGTGTATTACTCTATTATTAATTCAGAAAATTAATTACAGTGGTTAAAAATCCAAGGAATTTTTAATCACTTCTAACAACACGGATAGTTACACTCCATCCATGTAACTCATAAGTAACCGTTTGATACCCCGCCGCCTGTGGTCacataataaattcaattacTAATATGCTCATACAGAATCGAGAAAGTCATAGGTGCAACAAACTAATCGTTAATGATATTTGAAcacttacaaaatacaaaaatgaaCCCTCTATAAATATTAATCTATTGCTGGACAATGAATACAAGATTGATAAAGATAGGATTACatagaatatacctaatatttattttatgaggCTAGAACCAAGGGAAAATTGCTCGACATATCGTTTACGATAGATTCCTTGGTGGAAGGGGTCATGACCTTTAGTTATGGTGAATACAACGCGGAGAAGAGAAATAGCCGTACCTACTTCACAACTTTTAAGTTTAAATCGGCAAACCGGAACTCATGTCAGAAGATTTATAAGAATCAGTTAAGTAATTGAAAAATCCGTctcaatattaaaattaaaataaatagaaagaaAGTGAAGCTAATTAAAactaataagaataaaatatgttCTAAGTATACGCGTGCTTA
The window above is part of the Maniola jurtina chromosome 12, ilManJurt1.1, whole genome shotgun sequence genome. Proteins encoded here:
- the LOC123870038 gene encoding uncharacterized protein LOC123870038 isoform X2, whose product is MLPQLAVSAKILCLLMVVICGAVPSMVRSVRLFNKCSHTFVNVYPNGTVMARYDGNDQPNLTLISRGSNLDLLIHSPIHDMYLCFNRSRLIGRRLSRFQAERQPTCLFKEEFVNGYNRYHLVRNEDRYIGFNRRGGQMRRGKSQIPQRQQECFSFLKIAPEFNIEIHNDILAGNKPRRRPRPPARNSLKPACRVRHHHGRHQRRRLCEGT
- the LOC123870038 gene encoding uncharacterized protein LOC123870038 isoform X1, translating into MLYIAPCIDCALTGRYVTWLPGARLQCWMILTVYTLPQLAVSAKILCLLMVVICGAVPSMVRSVRLFNKCSHTFVNVYPNGTVMARYDGNDQPNLTLISRGSNLDLLIHSPIHDMYLCFNRSRLIGRRLSRFQAERQPTCLFKEEFVNGYNRYHLVRNEDRYIGFNRRGGQMRRGKSQIPQRQQECFSFLKIAPEFNIEIHNDILAGNKPRRRPRPPARNSLKPACRVRHHHGRHQRRRLCEGT